The DNA window AAAGGATATCCTTAAAGTCCTACTTGTTCTGAGTGTTGTTTTGTCCGGAGTGTTGTGGTGGTACATTTCATATGCGATACACTATGGGTCGCCAGCTTCACGTCCTAATTTGTCCATCAATTTGGTTGGGCAAGCCTTTGGATACCTCTCTGCTGCTTTATATTTGAGCTCCCGTGTGCCCCAGGTCTTACTaaactttaaaagaaaGTCTTGTGAGGGAATTTCCTTTCTATTTTTTCTATTTGCATGTTTAGGTAATATCACTTATATCATATCTGTTCTCAGCATTTCTATTAAGGCACGGTATTTGCTGGTAAATGCTTCTTGGCTAATTGGAAGTAGTGGTACACTTCTACTGGATTTCCTCAtatttgttcaatttttcgTTTACCGTAATAGTCCAATTGATGGCGACTCGGCATTGATGCAAAGCTCGGCCTAGTTAGAGGAGGCATACTATAATTATAAAGCATTAAACagaattttaaaaattctcGGATCAATCCGAATCCTGGAGTATTCTAAATTTTACTTTAAAATTCgatattaattttaatatatggTTCTTTTTCTGATACTGATGGATGCAAATTGGCTAGACTGGAACTAGATATCAACAAGAGAACTAAACTAATTACTTAATTTGTTTCAATTGCATATACTCTTTGCAGATCCACTAACTGCGCATATATGTTCAATTGGATGGTCACAAATCATAGGCGAattatttcaaataaaatctATTATTTAAGTAACTAACCTTAATAtgttaaaaagaattattTTGCTGTCATTTCTAGCGACGCCAGTTTCCTCTGAGGACATTAAACGCATCTGACATTTCTGACATTTCAACACAAAAAACGAGAATACAAAAACATGgataaaaaagataaactAGCGTCACATTAAGCATATTACCAGGAGTATTAGattaattttattataagTGCCAACCCAAAGGTTTATTtccatttgattttgattttatcCACCAAGTGACACGAATCTGGACAATGTCGCTGTTGGAACAACCAAGGTCATTAGGCacaaaattaaaagatCCAACTTCACATCCCTTCAGTATTTCCAATTACACAGTTCATGATGATTCTGAAATAACAACgagtgatgatgatgggaGCTCTTATTCGTCAAGTAGCGATCGGTTAGACGAATTGGAACAGGCACCTGTGTTGACAATTCCCACCCCAGTGTCTGAAAAATCTGCGGCGACATGGTTTGCTGGTAGATCCAAATCATCAGGGGTTGTTGACGACATAAAGTCGTCGGATGCGCATCCGGTTGTACTAACTTCATTTAGAAAGAGTATTTCATCTTTCTTCAGGCGTGACAGTAATGTGAGTGCTAATAGTGATGTAGATGGTGATAGTGAAAGCAAAAGCACAAAAAGCATTGAAAAcatgaagaagaaacatcCCCCAGAACTTAAATCGTGGACTAAATGGAGAGGCAAACATTTTCATCGTAAAGATGGTATAGTAACAGAACCAGAACCAGAGCTTGAGCGCGATCGTGAAATTAACGAAtgggaaaaagaaacttcCCTTGATACCACTGATATTGGTAAGATTGACGTTACAGGCAATGATGCAGATACTTATATGACTGATTATGAATTAAATGTAAAGAAGCATGAGGTAAATTATGCGAAATTAACTAGGATTGATATAAAGGACTTATATCCAGATGTGATCTCACTTGGACAAGATGCAGACGAAGAAGATGCATAtcaggatgatgatgatgatagtgATGTTAGTTCCATAGAAGCACAGTCCAAGAAGTTGAAAGTCaagtttgttgaaaaattaataatCCCTGATAAAAATCGCAATacaaattccaaaaagttATTTCCTGATATGACATATCAACCAATGCTAACTGAACAGATTACTATGCAACCATCGGATGAAGTAAGGGATATTGAAGCACCTCCGGATATCATTCAAAGAGTTGATAACTCTTATGTCCCCACAGCATGTTTGGAAGCGGCCAATAAAGGGGATTCAAGTACGCTATCAAATGATGAGCCCTACGATTCTATGATATACAACTTTATTTATGAAAGTCCTAACGCTAAGAATAAATCGATTGATCTCTGGCAGGTAGATCACCATTCTGTTacttttggaaaattcaGCGAGATAATACAAATACTAAATGGAGATACTTCAAGGATCAGATTCAGAGATTCTTTGGTTGAGATTCTAGATTATACATTGTCTTTAACTGCTCAAAAGGCAGAActattaaaaaagttgGAAACAACTATCAACTGCTTAGAAGACAAAAATGCTCATGATGCTATATCTAAAAACGCTTTAGAAAGAGAAGTTGCCCAATTACatgaaaatattaacgAGGTTCACCATGAATTAGAATCAAAGAAAGAGGAATTACTCAAATTATCTGAGCAGTTTTCCAACGAGAAACTTAAAGCAGATCTGTACAAAAGAGAACTAGGCGAAGTAACAAACAAATTACACGAAAAGGAACAAGAATTGTCTCTACTGCAAGACGAGTGGTCTGTAGAACGACAACAATTAGTAAAGGATCAAATACAGGCGAATCAAAGTTTTAATGCGTGGCAACAGAAATGTGAGGaagtaaaaaaagaatttaatatGTTGAATGTTAAATGgaaaaatatccaatttGATTATTCAAGAATTGAAGCCGAAAAGAAGGCATtagatgaaaaatttcactCTACTGTGGCATCACTAACAGAAAAGGAGTCCAGTGAAAGACAACTTGTAGATGAAAATCATCGATTAGAAGCTGCTGTTAAAACTAAAGTTGAACAGCTTGAAAGAACTGTTTCTGGTAACAAGCAGTTACAAGCGGACTGtagaagagaaagaaataaattaaaCGATCTCAAAACAGATTATGCTAGTTTAAAGGAATATGTCAATCTTATCGAATGTTTCAAGAACCAATCGCTACATTTCGTATTGCAATTCATTGTCAATTTTAGGCAGGTCATTGACAACAAGGATTTCGCTGACGTTCAGCACCTCGTGGATAGGTTTAGTAAAACCAAGATGTGGACTCCAAAGTTCAGtaaatcaaataatgaaaatagtgctgaagaagaactactgaaaaatattgaaaaccaACAGCTTATTGCCAACATGTATCAAGAAACATTGAAAGGAATTTTATACATGGTGACAAATAAGTTCATTGAAGGTCAAAGAGCAAATAAGTTTTTAACACAACAACTAATTATTCTAAGAAAGGAACTTAGTGAAAAAGATGACTTTATCAAGAGGATTTTAGCTGATACCAACGAATTGACGAGCAAGTTGGATCAAAAGCGTGAACAAGTTCTGCTACTAGAGGAAACTCAAAAGCAAATTCAAACTAAGATTCATAGATTGGAAAGGAAATTAGGAAAAAACAGTAAATAGTGTGTATTTTCGAGTATTTTCGagtattttctttttaggtATTCTCATAACAATTGTATTTTCAATGCTGTAATCTCCACCTTTTCCAATGATGTATCAATTTAATTTAATTTATCTTACTGTCACCTGAAGTGTCATTATGGCTAtcgaatttttttttagaTCAGAGAGCTCAactttttttctgtttaaaAACAcgtaaaaaaaaagttgtCGGATTTCCAACTTGAATAACTTGACGCGATAATAATAGATTATATAGTAGGATTATAAGGTCTTCACAGAGGGTGTATAGCTGTATTAATGTCTTCATCAAGGCCTGAATTGAAATTTACTGATGTCTCAGAGGAAAGAGGTTTTTACCGTCGATTTGCTAATTTGCCTCCTAAGCCATCGCAAACACTAAGAATAGTTGATAAGGGGGAATATTATACGGCTGTGGGCCAGGATGCTATATATGTTGCTGAGAACATATATCATACTAGTTCTGTTTTAAAAGATATGATAGCGGATGCTTCTGTCAGTAAGCAAATCAAAGAGCCTTTAAAATATGTAACCATGTCACCTCAAATTATTTCAGGGCTGCTGAAGACATGTTTGTTGGAGCAGGGTTTCAGGATAGAAATATATGACAAGAGTTGgaaacttttgaaaaccGCGTCCCCAggaaatattgaagaagtcGATGATCTTATGAATGTATCATTGGATTCTTCGGTAGTTCTGGCCAGTATAAAGCTAAGGTTGAATTCACAGGAAGGGCATTGTGTGTTAGGGGTTTCATTTTTGGACAGTAATTCTCACAAAGTGGGGTTACTTGATATTGTAGATAACGAAGTGTATTCTAATTTGGAGAGTTTTATAATTCAAGTGGGTGTAAAGGAGTGTCTATTACCTGATATGAGGAATAACGATTCCACAAAGGGcgaattaaagaaaattacCGGTGTTATAGATCGTTGTGGATCTGTCGTAACTTTTGTTAAAATTTCGGAGTTCAATAGCAAGAATACGGAATCTGATTTGGCCAAGCTTTGTGGAGATGATTTGGTAACGTCTTTACCCAAGTTTTCAGAGTTGTCACTTAGTGCAACTGGCGCCTTGTTGAACTACATGCAGTTGACGAAGGATGTTTCTAATGAAGGAAAGTACGAATTGATAGAACACTCATTATCACAATTTATGAAGCTCGATGCCTCGGCAATTAAAGCcttgaatatatttgcAAACGGCTCCACTGCAAAACCGGGTTTAATGAATACCTCTACAAGTGGGGGGAAAATTACAagtatttttcaattactGAACAAATGTAAGACTAATGCTGGTGTTAGACTCTTAAATGAATGGTTAAAGCAGCCTCTTTGCGACTTAGctgaaatagaaaaaaGGCATGACTTGGTTGACTATTTGATTGATCAATTGGAATTAAGATCCTTGTTACGTGATGATTATTTGCCGTTAGTACCCGATATGCGCCGTCTGACCAAAAAGCTAAGTAAAAACGGAACTTTGGAAGACGTTTTGAAAGTATACCAGTTTTCTCACAGGATCCCAGAAATTAATAGCGTgttgaaagaaaatttaGATGACTTGCCGGAATCTTCTcgtattaaaaaattagtTATGGATATCTGGTACCATCCTCTCGAAGAATCTGTTCATCCACTGTTCAAATTTCAGGAAATGATCGAAACAACAGTGGACTTGGAGACCTATGAGGAAAACAATGAATTCATGATTAAAGCAGAATTCAACGAAGAGTTAACTCAAACCAAGTCTCAGTTAGTCAGGTTGAAAGATGATATGAAAACCATACATTTGGATGCGGCAGATGATCTAGGTTTTGATCCtgataaaaaattaaagcTTGAAAACCATCATGTGCATGGCTGGTGTATGCGGTTGACTCGTAATGATGCAAAGGCATTACGCCAACACAGGAAATACTTGGAACTTTCAACTGTGAAAGCAGGTATATATTTTAGCACCAAGGAGTTGAAGCAAATTTCAGAAGAAATTGCAACTttacaagaagaatatgatcGCCAACAGTCAACTTTAGTAAAAGAAATAGTCAACATCACTATAACTTATGCCCCagttttggaaaagttatcaataatattggCAACCTTAGATGTCCTGTGTTCCTTTGCTCACGTTGCCTCATATGCCCCGATTCCATATGTAAGACCTAAAATGTATCCTATGGATTCTGACCAAAGGAAGACTAAGCTAATTGAATCGCGCCATCCATTAGTTGAAGTTCAGGATGATGTAACTTTCATCGCCAATAATGTTATTTTGGAGCGGCAGGAGAGTGAATTTTTGATTATTACGGGACCAAATATGGGGGGGAAGTCAACCTACATAAGACAAGTTGGAGTCATCACATTAATGTCACAAATAGGTTGTTTTGTTCCTTGCGATAGCGCTGAGATAGCTGTATCTGATGCAATTTTATGTCGTGTTGGAGCGGGTGATTCTCAAGTTAAGGGAGTTTCTACTTTTATGGTGGAAATGTTAGAAACTGCAtcgatattaaaaaatgcCACTGAAAACTCTCTGATAATTATCGATGAATTAGGACGCGGTACAAGTACCTACGATGGATTTGGGCTTGCGTGGTCTATTTcagaatatattatcaaggAAATAAAATGTTTTGCGTTATTTGCAACCCATTTCCATGAATTAACGTCATTGGCAGACGACTGTCCAACCgtgaaaaatatgaatGTCATTGCCCATATAGAGGACGGTACCCATATATCCGATGATATTACACTGTTGTACAAGGTTGAGCAAGGTATATCAGATCAGTCGTTTGGTATTCATGTCGCTGAAGTAGTTCAATTCCCTGACAAAATCTTGAAAATGGCTAAACGTAAAGCAACTGAATTGGACGAATTAAAGACGGATagtgaagaaattaaaaaactGAAATGTTCTCCTGAACAAATTGCCCAAGGCACTGAGGTTGTAAAACAGGTTCTTCAGGATTGGGTTTTAGAATTGCGGTCTGAAAACCTTGATAAACGTTTGGACAATGAAGATGTACAACGAGATTGCATTAGAAGGTTGCAGCAGCT is part of the Eremothecium cymbalariae DBVPG#7215 chromosome 2, complete sequence genome and encodes:
- the SPO21 gene encoding Spo21p (similar to Ashbya gossypii AFR604C); translation: MSLLEQPRSLGTKLKDPTSHPFSISNYTVHDDSEITTSDDDGSSYSSSSDRLDELEQAPVLTIPTPVSEKSAATWFAGRSKSSGVVDDIKSSDAHPVVLTSFRKSISSFFRRDSNVSANSDVDGDSESKSTKSIENMKKKHPPELKSWTKWRGKHFHRKDGIVTEPEPELERDREINEWEKETSLDTTDIGKIDVTGNDADTYMTDYELNVKKHEVNYAKLTRIDIKDLYPDVISLGQDADEEDAYQDDDDDSDVSSIEAQSKKLKVKFVEKLIIPDKNRNTNSKKLFPDMTYQPMLTEQITMQPSDEVRDIEAPPDIIQRVDNSYVPTACLEAANKGDSSTLSNDEPYDSMIYNFIYESPNAKNKSIDLWQVDHHSVTFGKFSEIIQILNGDTSRIRFRDSLVEILDYTLSLTAQKAELLKKLETTINCLEDKNAHDAISKNALEREVAQLHENINEVHHELESKKEELLKLSEQFSNEKLKADLYKRELGEVTNKLHEKEQELSLLQDEWSVERQQLVKDQIQANQSFNAWQQKCEEVKKEFNMLNVKWKNIQFDYSRIEAEKKALDEKFHSTVASLTEKESSERQLVDENHRLEAAVKTKVEQLERTVSGNKQLQADCRRERNKLNDLKTDYASLKEYVNLIECFKNQSLHFVLQFIVNFRQVIDNKDFADVQHLVDRFSKTKMWTPKFSKSNNENSAEEELLKNIENQQLIANMYQETLKGILYMVTNKFIEGQRANKFLTQQLIILRKELSEKDDFIKRILADTNELTSKLDQKREQVLLLEETQKQIQTKIHRLERKLGKNSK
- the MSH2 gene encoding mismatch repair ATPase MSH2 (similar to Ashbya gossypii AFR603C) yields the protein MSSSRPELKFTDVSEERGFYRRFANLPPKPSQTLRIVDKGEYYTAVGQDAIYVAENIYHTSSVLKDMIADASVSKQIKEPLKYVTMSPQIISGLLKTCLLEQGFRIEIYDKSWKLLKTASPGNIEEVDDLMNVSLDSSVVLASIKLRLNSQEGHCVLGVSFLDSNSHKVGLLDIVDNEVYSNLESFIIQVGVKECLLPDMRNNDSTKGELKKITGVIDRCGSVVTFVKISEFNSKNTESDLAKLCGDDLVTSLPKFSELSLSATGALLNYMQLTKDVSNEGKYELIEHSLSQFMKLDASAIKALNIFANGSTAKPGLMNTSTSGGKITSIFQLLNKCKTNAGVRLLNEWLKQPLCDLAEIEKRHDLVDYLIDQLELRSLLRDDYLPLVPDMRRLTKKLSKNGTLEDVLKVYQFSHRIPEINSVLKENLDDLPESSRIKKLVMDIWYHPLEESVHPLFKFQEMIETTVDLETYEENNEFMIKAEFNEELTQTKSQLVRLKDDMKTIHLDAADDLGFDPDKKLKLENHHVHGWCMRLTRNDAKALRQHRKYLELSTVKAGIYFSTKELKQISEEIATLQEEYDRQQSTLVKEIVNITITYAPVLEKLSIILATLDVLCSFAHVASYAPIPYVRPKMYPMDSDQRKTKLIESRHPLVEVQDDVTFIANNVILERQESEFLIITGPNMGGKSTYIRQVGVITLMSQIGCFVPCDSAEIAVSDAILCRVGAGDSQVKGVSTFMVEMLETASILKNATENSLIIIDELGRGTSTYDGFGLAWSISEYIIKEIKCFALFATHFHELTSLADDCPTVKNMNVIAHIEDGTHISDDITLLYKVEQGISDQSFGIHVAEVVQFPDKILKMAKRKATELDELKTDSEEIKKLKCSPEQIAQGTEVVKQVLQDWVLELRSENLDKRLDNEDVQRDCIRRLQQLVTSSKQLNSTNADFKKWLTELLL